A genomic stretch from Penaeus vannamei isolate JL-2024 chromosome 6, ASM4276789v1, whole genome shotgun sequence includes:
- the LOC113801065 gene encoding neurotrophin 1-like, with product MAFRYLVSLSLAVAVLASHHESPYHHQPTYHTQPSYHPQPSYHPAPAYHPQPSYEHQHEPAVPACAANTTKAWCLEDDHYPTYEIKHAAEYHYEKLLSLYADVADLNTELSVDRPNTLEEETYLCPSETAYVRPLRALNTEGKWRVVVNNIDAHYQTLTQTTRIEECLSSADACPLVPECYESKCLQKSVYHRFLVYDSYDQYFPFAIETFKLPASCACLLGAYTIDH from the exons ATGGCTTTCCGATACTTG GTTTCGCTGTCTTTGGCGGTCGCTGTTCTGGCTTCCCACCACGAAAGTCCATACCACCATCAACCTACCTACCACACTCAGCCTTCCTACCATCCACAACCTTCCTACCACCCTGCTCCCGCTTATCACCCACAGCCTTCCTATGAGCATCAACACGAGCCTGCTGTGCCAGCATGTGCTGCCAACACAACCAAAGCTTGGTGCCTCGAGGACGACCACTATCCCACCTACGAGATCAAACACGCAGCAGAGTACCACTACGAGAAGCTCCTCTCCCTCTATGCTGACGTAGCCGACCTCAACACCGAGCTGTCTGTCGACCGACCAAACACCCTGGAGGAGGAAACTTACTTGTGCCCATCAGAGACCGCTTACGTCAGGCCCCTTCGTGCCCTCAACACCGAGGGAAAATGGCGTGTCGTTGTCAACAATATCGATGCCCATTATCAGACTCTCACTCAGACTACACGCATCGAAGAGTGTCTCAGTTCCGCCGATGCATGTCCTCTGGTGCCTGAGTGCTACGAGTCCAAGTGTCTGCAGAAGTCCGTCTACCACCGCTTCCTTGTCTACGACTCCTATGATCAGTACTTCCCCTTCGCCATCGAGACCTTCAAGCTTCCCGCCAGCTGTGCTTGTCTCTTGGGCGCCTACACCATCGACCATTAG
- the LOC113801130 gene encoding neurotrophin 1-like: MVFRYLVSLSLAVAVLADQTSHVSISLGGAPAVTHHSSSHHGSPSYHHQPTYHTQPSYHPQPSYHPAPAYHPQPSYEHQHEPAVPECAANTTKAWCLEDDHYPTYEIKHAAEYHYKKLLSLYADVADLNTELSVDRPNTLEEETYLCPSETAYVRPLRALNTEGKWRVVVNNIDAHYQTLTQTTRIEECLSSADACPLVPECYESKCLQKSVYHRFLVYDSYDQYFPFAIETFKLPASCACLLGAYTIDH; the protein is encoded by the exons ATGGTTTTCCGATACTTG GTTTCGCTTTCTTTGGCGGTCGCAGTTCTGGCCGACCAGACCTCACACGTCAGCATCAGTCTCGGCGGTGCTCCTGCTGTCACCCATCACAGTTCCTCTCATCACGGAAGCCCTTCATACCACCATCAACCTACCTACCACACTCAGCCTTCCTACCATCCACAGCCTTCCTACCACCCTGCTCCCGCTTATCACCCACAGCCTTCCTATGAGCATCAACACGAGCCTGCTGTGCCAGAATGTGCTGCCAACACAACCAAAGCTTGGTGCCTCGAGGACGACCACTATCCCACCTACGAGATCAAACACGCAGCAGAGTACCACTACAAAAAGCTCCTCTCCCTCTACGCTGACGTAGCCGACCTCAACACCGAGCTGTCTGTCGACCGACCAAACACCCTGGAGGAGGAAACTTACTTGTGCCCATCAGAGACCGCTTACGTCAGGCCCCTTCGTGCCCTGAACACCGAGGGAAAATGGCGTGTGGTTGTCAACAATATCGATGCCCATTATCAGACTCTCACTCAGACTACACGCATCGAAGAGTGTCTCAGTTCCGCCGATGCATGTCCTCTGGTGCCTGAGTGCTACGAGTCCAAGTGCCTGCAGAAGTCCGTCTACCACCGCTTCCTTGTCTACGACTCCTATGATCAGTACTTCCCCTTCGCCATCGAGACCTTCAAGCTTCCCGCCAGCTGTGCCTGTCTCTTGGGTGCCTACACCATTGATCATTAG
- the LOC138861889 gene encoding uncharacterized protein has translation MAFTLSVVLACAGVVLGSVHPPAYGHHPQPAYAHHAPAYGHHAPAYGHKHAYEHAYCDPSVAPACADNSTLSYCLEDAEYPEYEIKAAITADHLFAKKYADVADQSADDLVDMITKDQEEAFDYSYYTGASTGDSPYDATHWAGPEGYICPSEVVYAMPKRAQNVEGKWRVIVNDVHYYSQTARLETCLFPEAACRALAPCYQSHCTQKSVYHRLLSYDPCDPYRGLFIDIYKMPSACSCHLPA, from the exons ATGGCTTTTACGTTG TCGGTCGTTCTGGCATGTGCCGGAGTAGTTTTGGGCTCCGTCCACCCTCCAGCATATGGACATCACCCACAGCCTGCTTACGCTCATCATGCGCCTGCCTATGGTCATCATGCACCTGCTTACGGCCACAAGCATGCCTATGAACACGCTTACTGTGACCCAAGTGTGGCCCCCGCATGCGCTGACAACTCCACTCTCTCCTACTGCTTGGAAGACGCTGAGTATCCCGAGTACGAGATCAAGGCTGCCATCACTGCCGATCACCTCTTCGCCAAGAAGTACGCTGACGTCGCCGACCAGTCTGCTGACGACCTGGTAGACATGATTACCAAGGACCAGGAGGAGGCCTTCGACTACTCTTACTACACTGGGGCCTCCACTGGGGACTCTCCCTACGATGCCACCCACTGGGCTGGTCCTGAGGGTTACATCTGTCCCTCCGAAGTGGTGTATGCCATGCCCAAGCGTGCCCAGAATGTGGAAGGCAAGTGGCGCGTCATTGTCAACGACGTTCACTATTACAGCCAGACTGCCCGCCTCGAGACTTGTCTGTTCCCAGAGGCTGCTTGCCGCGCCCTTGCTCCTTGCTACCAGAGCCACTGCACCCAGAAGTCAGTGTACCACCGACTCCTCTCCTACGACCCATGTGACCCCTACAGGGGCCTCTTCATCGACATCTACAAGATGCCATCTGCCTGCTCATGCCACCTTCCCGCCTAA
- the LOC138861890 gene encoding uncharacterized protein — MLIFALQSVVLACAVVVLGSVHPPAYGHHPQPAYAHHAPAYGHKQAYEHAYCDPSVAPACADNSTLSYCLEDAEYPEYEIKAAITADHLFAKKYADVADQSADDLVDMITKDQEEAFDYSYYTGASTGDSPYDATHWAGPEGYICPSEVVYAMPKRAQNVDGKWRVIVNDVHYYSQTARLETCLFPEAACRALAPCYQSHCTQKSVYHRLLSYDPCDPYKGLFIDIYKMPSACSCHLPA, encoded by the coding sequence ATGCTAATCTTTGCTTTACAGTCGGTCGTTCTGGCATGCGCCGTGGTCGTTCTGGGCTCCGTCCACCCTCCAGCATATGGACATCACCCACAGCCTGCTTACGCTCATCATGCGCCTGCTTACGGCCACAAGCAGGCCTATGAGCACGCTTACTGCGACCCAAGTGTGGCCCCCGCATGCGCTGACAACTCCACTCTCTCCTACTGCTTGGAAGACGCTGAGTATCCCGAGTACGAGATCAAGGCTGCCATCACTGCCGATCACCTCTTCGCCAAGAAGTACGCTGACGTCGCCGACCAGTCTGCTGACGACCTGGTAGACATGATTACCAAGGACCAGGAGGAGGCCTTCGACTACTCTTACTACACTGGGGCCTCCACTGGGGACTCTCCCTACGATGCCACCCACTGGGCTGGTCCTGAGGGTTACATCTGTCCCTCCGAAGTGGTGTATGCCATGCCCAAGCGTGCCCAGAATGTGGACGGCAAGTGGCGCGTCATTGTCAACGACGTTCACTATTACAGCCAGACTGCCCGCCTCGAGACTTGTCTGTTCCCAGAGGCTGCTTGCCGCGCCCTTGCTCCTTGCTACCAGAGCCACTGCACCCAGAAGTCAGTGTACCACCGACTCCTCTCCTACGACCCATGTGACCCCTACAAGGGCCTCTTCATCGACATCTACAAGATGCCATCTGCCTGCTCATGCCACCTTCCCGCCTAA
- the LOC113801128 gene encoding neurotrophin 1-like: MAFRYLISLSLAVAVLADQTSHVSISLGGAPAVSHHSSSHHGSPSYHHQPTYHTQPSYHPQPSYHPAPAYHPQPSYEHQHEPAVPACAANTTKAWCLEDDHYPTYEIKHAAEYHYEKLLSLYADVADLNTELSVDRPNTLEEETYLCPSETAYVRPLRALNTEGKWRVVVNNIDAHYQTLTQTTRIEECLTSADACPLVPECYESKCLQKSVYHRFLVYDSYDQYFPFAIETFKLPASCACLLGAYTIDH, from the exons ATGGCTTTCCGATACTTG ATTTCGCTGTCTTTGGCGGTCGCAGTTCTGGCCGACCAGACCTCACACGTCAGCATCAGTCTCGGCGGTGCTCCTGCTGTCAGCCATCACAGTTCCTCTCACCACGGAAGCCCTTCATACCACCATCAACCTACCTACCACACTCAGCCTTCCTACCATCCACAACCTTCCTACCACCCTGCTCCCGCTTATCACCCACAGCCTTCCTATGAGCATCAACACGAGCCTGCTGTGCCAGCATGTGCTGCCAACACAACCAAAGCTTGGTGCCTCGAGGACGACCACTATCCCACCTACGAGATCAAACACGCAGCAGAGTACCACTACGAGAAGCTCCTCTCCCTCTATGCTGACGTAGCTGACCTCAACACCGAGCTGTCAGTCGACCGACCAAACACCCTGGAGGAGGAAACTTACTTGTGCCCATCAGAGACCGCTTACGTCAGGCCCCTTCGTGCCCTGAACACCGAAGGAAAATGGCGTGTCGTTGTCAACAATATCGATGCCCATTATCAGACTCTCACTCAGACTACACGCATCGAAGAGTGTCTCACTTCCGCCGATGCATGTCCTCTGGTGCCTGAGTGCTACGAGTCCAAGTGTCTGCAGAAGTCCGTCTACCACCGCTTCCTTGTCTACGACTCCTATGATCAGTACTTCCCCTTCGCCATCGAGACCTTCAAGCTTCCTGCCAGCTGTGCCTGTCTCTTGGGCGCCTACACCATCGACCATTAG
- the LOC113801073 gene encoding neurotrophin 1-like — protein MALRYLISLSLAVAVLADQTSHVSISLGGAPAVTHHSSSHHASPSYHHQPTYHTQPSYHPQPAYHPAPAYHPQPSYEHQHEPAVPACATNTTKAWCLEDDHYPTYEIKHAAEYHYEKLLSLYADVADLNTELSVDRPNTLEEETYLCPSETAYVRPLRALNTEGKWRVVVNNIDAHYQTLTQTTRIEECLTSADACPLVPECYESKCLQKSVYHRFLVYDSYDQYFPFAIETFKLPASCACLLGAYTIDH, from the exons ATGGCTCTACGATACCTG ATTTCGCTGTCTTTGGCGGTCGCAGTTCTGGCCGACCAGACCTCACACGTCAGCATCAGTCTCGGCGGTGCTCCTGCTGTCACCCATCACAGTTCCTCTCACCACGCAAGTCCTTCATACCACCATCAACCGACCTACCACACTCAGCCTTCATACCATCCACAACCTGCCTACCACCCTGCTCCCGCTTATCACCCACAGCCTTCCTATGAGCATCAACACGAGCCTGCTGTGCCAGCATGTGCTACCAACACAACCAAAGCTTGGTGCCTCGAGGACGACCACTATCCCACCTACGAGATCAAACACGCAGCAGAGTACCACTACGAGAAGCTCCTCTCCCTCTATGCTGACGTCGCCGACCTCAACACCGAGCTGTCTGTCGACCGACCAAACACCCTGGAGGAGGAAACTTACTTGTGCCCATCAGAGACCGCTTACGTCAGGCCCCTTCGTGCCCTGAACACCGAGGGAAAATGGCGTGTGGTTGTCAACAATATCGATGCCCATTATCAGACTCTCACTCAGACTACACGCATCGAAGAGTGTCTCACTTCCGCCGATGCATGTCCTCTGGTGCCTGAGTGCTACGAGTCCAAGTGTCTGCAGAAGTCCGTCTACCACCGCTTCCTTGTCTACGACTCCTATGATCAGTACTTCCCCTTCGCCATCGAGACCTTCAAGCTTCCCGCCAGCTGTGCTTGTCTCTTGGGCGCCTACACCATCGACCATTAG
- the LOC113801082 gene encoding uncharacterized protein, which yields MALTLSVVLACAGVVLGSVHPPAYGHHPQPAYGHHAPAYGHHAPAYGHKHAYEHAYCDPTVAPACADNSTLSYCLEDAEYPEYEIKAAITADHLFAKKYADVADQSADDLVDMITKDQEEAFDYSYYTGASTGDSPYDATHWAGPEGYICPSEVVYAMPKRAQNVEGKWRVIVNDVHYYSQTARLETCLFPEAACRALAPCYQSHCTQKSVYHRLLSYDPCDPYRGLFIDIYKMPSACSCHLPA from the exons ATGGCTCTCACGTTG TCGGTCGTTCTGGCATGCGCCGGGGTCGTTCTGGGCTCCGTCCACCCTCCAGCATATGGACATCACCCACAGCCTGCTTATGGTCATCATGCGCCTGCTTACGGTCATCATGCACCTGCTTACGGCCACAAGCATGCCTATGAGCACGCTTACTGCGACCCAACCGTGGCCCCCGCATGCGCTGACAACTCCACTCTCTCCTACTGCTTGGAAGACGCTGAGTATCCCGAGTACGAGATCAAGGCTGCCATCACTGCCGATCACCTCTTCGCCAAGAAGTACGCTGACGTCGCCGACCAGTCTGCTGACGACCTGGTAGACATGATTACCAAGGACCAGGAGGAGGCCTTCGACTACTCTTACTACACTGGGGCCTCCACTGGGGACTCTCCCTACGATGCCACCCACTGGGCTGGTCCTGAGGGTTACATCTGTCCCTCCGAAGTGGTGTATGCCATGCCCAAGCGTGCCCAGAATGTGGAAGGCAAGTGGCGCGTCATTGTCAACGACGTTCACTATTACAGCCAGACTGCCCGCCTCGAGACTTGTCTGTTCCCAGAGGCTGCTTGCCGTGCCCTTGCTCCTTGCTACCAGAGCCACTGCACCCAGAAGTCAGTGTACCACCGACTCCTCTCCTACGACCCATGTGACCCTTACAGGGGCCTCTTCATCGACATCTACAAGATGCCATCTGCCTGCTCATGCCACCTTCCCGCCTAA